A window of Citrus sinensis cultivar Valencia sweet orange chromosome 7, DVS_A1.0, whole genome shotgun sequence contains these coding sequences:
- the LOC102610879 gene encoding uncharacterized protein LOC102610879, which translates to MGGRYRDMRHWMYDHYLDYPSFEEALKHSYPGICPDDWAWLCHNIYNSASFQTQSTKKKANRAKLPYVHCGGSRPFVNYLEDDMVDGEIELFRVTHFSKTKGWVNEVAHLNHDQMVEIQQQQQIDPQEAKPLTQREICIEVLGKKSGYFRGLGNGPRPTSNHGVDTSEADRLHGIISSQQSRLDSQDVELQEQKKTIDQLESRLSQFEGMMQQFFSSQGSVFRFTDSATQ; encoded by the exons ATGGGTGGGAGATATCGTGATATGAGACATTGGATGTATGATCATTACTTGGATTATCCATCCTTTGAAGAGGCACTTAAGCATTCATATCCAGGCATATGTCCAGATGATTGGGCTTGGCTTTGTCATAACATTTACAATTCCGCAAGTTTCCAG acTCAatctaccaaaaaaaaagctaaTCGTGCTAAGCTCCCATATGTCCATTGTGGGGGATCAAGACCttttgttaattatcttgAGGATGACATGGTTGATGGTGAAATAGAATTATTTCGCGTCACTCATTTCAGCAAGACAAAAGGTTGGGTGAATGAGGTGGCACACTTAAACCAT GACCAAATGGTAGAGatacaacaacagcaacaaatAGATCCTCAAGAAGCAAAACCACTAACTCAAAGGGAAATATGCATTGAAGTACTTGGAAAGAAATCAGGCTATTTTCGAGGACTTGGCAACGGACCACGCCCAACTTCAAACCATGGTGTTGATACTTCTGAGGCTGACAGATTGCATGGTATTATATCTTCACAACAAAGTAGATTGGATTCACAAGATGTTGAGCTTCAAGAACAAAAGAAGACTATTGATCAATTGGAGTCCAGATTGTCCCAATTTGAGGGTATGATGcagcaatttttttcttctcaaggATCCGTTTTTCGCTTTACAGATTCAGCTACTCAATGA